The proteins below come from a single Sorghum bicolor cultivar BTx623 chromosome 4, Sorghum_bicolor_NCBIv3, whole genome shotgun sequence genomic window:
- the LOC8084535 gene encoding pectinesterase inhibitor 8, with translation MSRALLMVVALAAVHGLITLTGVDATVVATCLAASNSDRRVNYDFCVSELNKHRDSPGADTPGLAKVAANVGVNSAGGAVNDIEALLAAKQQPPPDARTSAALRLCEQLYYDMELAFAGAYDEINALNYTAGKQMAADADSLVRRCTGGFAEAGLVPPEPVARRSAYAVQIAIVCTAITNLIISP, from the coding sequence ATGTCGAGGGCTCTCCTGATGGTAGTAGCCCTGGCCGCCGTCCATGGGCTCATCACGCTCACCGGCGTCGACGCGACCGTGGTAGCGACATGCCTGGCGGCGTCCAACAGCGACCGGCGCGTCAACTACGACTTCTGCGTGTCGGAGCTGAACAAGCACCGCGACAGCCCGGGCGCCGACACCCCGGGCCTGGCCAAGGTGGCGGCCAACGTCGGCGTCAACAGCGCCGGCGGCGCGGTCAACGACATAGAGGCCCTGCTCGCCGCcaagcagcagccgccgccggaCGCCAGGACCAGCGCCGCGCTGCGCCTGTGCGAGCAGCTCTACTACGACATGGAGCTCGCCTTCGCGGGGGCCTACGACGAGATCAACGCGCTCAACTACACGGCGGGGAAGCAGATGGCCGCCGACGCCGACTCGCTGGTGCGCCGGTGCACCGGCGGCTTTGCCGAGGCCGGGCTCGTGCCGCCGGAGCCCGTCGCGCGGCGCAGCGCGTACGCCGTGCAGATCGCCATCGTGTGCACGGCCATCACCAACCTCATCATCAGTCCATGA
- the LOC8056695 gene encoding U-box domain-containing protein 73 produces the protein MSLRRSGHTSSADETLEDELRRAIEGEIFQENARASSAQQSSSGCWPSSPSSLVRGVARRVLAVSTRPSEHTLPSRRSPPRSPQRGRQGAGRRVIAVAARPSDHTLPAPRSPPRSPHRGQASSSDVPGPSGSVPQGPTRTGSEEEARLEQDQAAHTRSAYGATMRSALAKIQEGTHDHDQEQAAFGKMAEAITGLMELTYGTAELQNPPELPREFATRFPYDDADSSHSGLSGVMDDPVILASGYSVDQLYHRLFCSPNICPSTKETLSHTFTAPNHLLRDMIAAWRLDHMARSSSNNADTLSIPVAPSEEQVQAILQKFSGHSVVMQEQALHEIQLLSKTTKGEQPCLHKWAGLLPELIDLQKNWKSTWSHELEEQRLGVILNLSVHRPNGEILAGANQLPVLLKKITHKLHKHGSPASHLAKVASIVAILSEFDMFRKMVLDIGGMEMLRDMLKIEDVVVRKEAVTAIRGLCADEEGKINAQFYNVPDALVECLMVSDEVLLLLDCLPKDLHMVDKMCDKAMELVNIIMADEGTWPVTPEATYSAISLVHAIVQRDVHKMEQVKNLEDFKERLRELSSGTLPMQIMLKVDTIINCLSEEFPAPVNL, from the exons ATGTCGCTGCGTCGTTCCGGCCACACCAGCTCGGCGGACGAGACCTTGGAGGACGAGCTACGTCGCGCCATCGAGGGGGAGATTTTTCAAGAGAACGCCCGGGCCTCCTCCGCCCAGCAGTCGTCGTCAGGATGTTGGCCGTCATCGCCGTCAAGTTTGGTGCGCGGGGTAGCCAGGAGGGTTCTTGCTGTCTCTACGAGACCCTCCGAACACACCTTGCCGTCACGGAGGTCACCGCCAAGAAGCCCACAACGGGGACGCCAGGGGGCAGGCAGGAGGGTTATTGCTGTCGCTGCGCGCCCCTCCGACCACACCCTGCCGGCACCGAGGTCGCCGCCAAGAAGCCCACATCGGGGACAGGCGTCGTCGTCTGACGTTCCCGGTCCGTCAGGGTCGGTGCCCCAGGGGCCAACAAGAACCGGTAGCGAGGAAGAAGCCAGGCTGGAGCAGGACCAAGCGGCCCACACGAGGTCTGCTTACGGTGCGACGATGCGAAGCGCATTGGCGAAGATCCAGGAGGGCACCCACGACCACGACCAAGAGCAGGCCGCGTTCGGCAAGATGGCGGAGGCGATCACCGGCCTCATGGAGCTCACGTATGGGACAGCAGAGCTCCAAAATCCACCGGAGCTGCCTCGCGAGTTCGCTACCAGATTCCCGTACGATGAT GCTGATAGCTCGCACAGTGGACTGAGTGGAGTAATGGATGATCCGGTCATATTGGCATCTGGATAT TCTGTTGATCAATTGTACCATCGGTTGTTCTGTTCACCGAACATCTGTCCGAGTACTAAGGAGACTTTATCCCACACTTTCACTGCTCCAAACCACCTCCTCCGTGATATGATTGCTGCATGGCGTCTTGATCACATGGCCCGTTCCTCATCTAACAATGCTGATACACTCTCCATCCCTGTGGCACCTTCAGAGGAGCAAGTCCAAGCTATCTTACAAAAATTCTCAGGGCATTCAGTTGTGATGCAGGAGCAGGCTTTGCACGAGATTCAGCTACTCTCCAAAACAACCAAGGGAGAGCAACCTTGCCTTCACAAGTGGGCAGGGCTGCTTCCAGAGCTGATAGATCTTCAAAAGAATTGGAAGTCGACATGGTCACATGAGCTGGAGGAACAGAGGCTCGGAGTAATCCTTAATTTGTCTGTTCACAGGCCAAACGGGGAGATCCTAGCTGGAGCGAACCAACTCCCTGTTCTTCTGAAGAAGATCACCCATAAGCTACATAAACATGGAAGTCCAGCATCACATTTGGCAAAGGTAGCTTCGATAGTTGCCATCCTTTCAGAGTTTGACATGTTTAGGAAAATGGTACTCGATATTGGTGGGATGGAAATGCTCCGGGATATGCTCAAGATTGAGGATGTTGTTGTAAGGAAGGAGGCTGTCACTGCAATCCGTGGACTCTGTGCAGATGAGGAAGGAAAGATAAATGCTCAATTTTATAACGTGCCTGATGCCCTGGTGGAATGCCTCATGGTCAGTGACGAGGTGCTGCTTCTGCTTGATTGTCTGCCGAAAGATCTGCACATGGTGGATAAGATGTGCGATAAAGCTATGGAACTGGTGAATATCATCATGGCTGATGAGGGAACTTGGCCGGTTACTCCTGAGGCCACTTACTCTGCGATTTCCTTGGTTCATGCTATTGTGCAGAGAGACGTGCATAAGATGGAGCAGGTGAAGAACCTGGAGGACTTTAAGGAGCGGCTGAGGGAGCTGTCATCAGGTACATTACCGATGCAGATAATGTTAAAGGTGGACACGATAATCAATTGTCTGTCCGAGGAGTTTCCTGCTCCTGTGAATCTGTGA